A genomic segment from Ignavibacteriales bacterium encodes:
- a CDS encoding DUF3365 domain-containing protein: MKKIISLSVLLFIFCISCAEKPKSQLTENIKSGLRQDAKEFMGSLKEILVKEMQTNGAVAAVSVCSDTAQILTNKYGVNKGIYIKRVSFKNRNINNVPNKIEAEALKIFEELKLKGELKESTEYFSTIENDGVTDVIYLKPILVQAPCLSCHGADDQIGTEVKGVLHKKYPNDKATGYQLDDLRGAVSIQKTL, encoded by the coding sequence ATGAAAAAGATCATTTCACTATCAGTTTTACTTTTCATTTTTTGCATAAGTTGTGCAGAAAAGCCCAAGTCACAACTTACCGAAAATATAAAATCAGGTTTAAGACAAGACGCAAAAGAGTTTATGGGATCTCTAAAAGAAATTCTTGTTAAAGAGATGCAAACTAACGGAGCAGTCGCTGCAGTTTCTGTTTGCTCGGATACAGCACAAATCTTAACTAATAAATACGGTGTAAATAAAGGAATTTATATTAAACGTGTATCTTTTAAGAACAGAAACATAAACAATGTACCAAATAAAATTGAAGCTGAAGCTTTGAAAATATTTGAGGAGCTTAAATTAAAAGGTGAACTGAAAGAATCAACTGAATACTTTAGTACAATTGAAAATGATGGAGTAACAGACGTTATATATTTAAAACCAATATTAGTACAGGCACCTTGTTTAAGTTGCCACGGTGCTGATGATCAAATAGGTACAGAGGTTAAAGGAGTTCTACACAAAAAATATCCCAATGATAAAGCTACGGGTTACCAGTTGGATGACCTTCGCGGTGCTGTCTCGATCCAGAAAACTTTATAA
- a CDS encoding S9 family peptidase has product MKKLTIIGLLMLFAVPIFAQQDEVPLIPMKDFFRNVEKRSYQISPDGDYLSFMQPVNSRMNVFVQKIGEDKTTQITFATERDIAGYFWKGNNRIIYIQDSKGDENFRLFGVDRDGKNQKDLTPFDKVRAGIVDDLVDNPNEMLIQMNKENPQVFDVYRINVNTGEMIVVGQNPGNITGWQTDHDGKLRVAITTDGVNSTILYRDNEEQEFKPLLTTTFKETFAPLFFTFDNKNLFVSSNIGRDKSAIVEYNIASKNETKVLYSNPDYDVNGLSYSRKRKVIEFANYIGWKQEFHFFDSETKEIYNDLTSKLPGKELAITGINRNEDKLLVRTYSDKSLGAYYFYDVKLKQLKKLTDVSPWLNENDLADQKPITYKTRDGLTIHGYLTLPKGVDPINLPVVVNPHGGPWARDAWGFNPEVQFLANRGYAVLQMNFRGSTGYGREFWEKSFKQWGKTMQDDISDGVKWLIAEGIADPKRVGIYGGSYGGYATLAGLAFSPELYACGVDYVGVSNLFTFQNSIPPYWAPFKEMLYEMVGHPQKDSLLLRDASPVFHVDQIVAPLLIAQGANDPRVNKDESDQMVEALKKNGIEVPYMVKDNEGHGFRNEENRFDFYGAMEQFFFKHLGGRAAELKEEKN; this is encoded by the coding sequence ATGAAAAAACTAACTATTATAGGATTGCTTATGCTTTTTGCTGTTCCCATCTTCGCCCAACAAGACGAAGTACCCCTAATACCCATGAAAGATTTCTTTCGCAATGTTGAAAAGAGAAGTTATCAAATTTCACCTGATGGAGATTATCTTTCTTTCATGCAGCCGGTTAATTCGCGAATGAATGTCTTTGTTCAAAAGATTGGTGAGGATAAAACAACACAAATTACTTTTGCAACTGAACGAGATATTGCCGGTTATTTTTGGAAAGGGAACAATCGAATAATTTATATTCAGGACTCTAAGGGTGATGAAAATTTTAGATTGTTTGGTGTTGATCGGGATGGAAAAAATCAAAAAGATCTTACTCCGTTTGATAAGGTTAGAGCTGGAATTGTGGACGATCTTGTCGATAATCCAAATGAAATGCTAATTCAAATGAATAAAGAAAATCCACAAGTGTTTGATGTTTACAGAATTAATGTAAACACTGGCGAGATGATAGTCGTGGGACAAAATCCCGGCAATATTACAGGCTGGCAAACAGATCATGATGGCAAACTAAGAGTTGCAATCACAACGGATGGAGTTAATTCAACGATTCTTTATCGAGATAATGAAGAGCAGGAGTTTAAACCTTTGCTAACTACAACATTTAAAGAAACTTTTGCACCATTGTTTTTTACTTTTGATAATAAAAACTTATTCGTGTCTTCAAACATCGGGAGAGACAAATCTGCAATAGTAGAATATAATATTGCAAGCAAAAATGAAACAAAGGTTCTTTATTCAAACCCTGATTATGACGTAAATGGATTAAGCTATTCAAGAAAAAGAAAAGTAATTGAGTTTGCAAATTACATTGGCTGGAAACAGGAATTTCATTTCTTTGATAGTGAAACAAAAGAAATTTATAATGATTTAACTTCTAAACTACCTGGAAAAGAACTTGCAATTACCGGTATAAATAGAAACGAAGATAAACTTTTAGTTAGAACTTACAGCGATAAATCACTTGGCGCATATTATTTTTATGATGTTAAATTAAAACAATTAAAAAAACTTACTGATGTTAGCCCATGGTTAAATGAAAATGATCTTGCTGATCAAAAACCAATCACTTACAAAACTAGAGATGGTTTAACAATACACGGTTATTTAACCCTTCCAAAAGGTGTTGATCCAATAAATCTTCCTGTCGTTGTTAATCCGCATGGTGGCCCTTGGGCAAGAGATGCTTGGGGATTTAATCCTGAAGTTCAATTTCTTGCAAACAGAGGTTACGCAGTTCTTCAAATGAACTTCCGTGGCTCAACCGGATATGGAAGAGAATTTTGGGAGAAGAGTTTTAAGCAATGGGGAAAAACTATGCAAGATGATATTTCTGATGGTGTTAAATGGCTGATTGCAGAGGGAATTGCTGATCCAAAGCGTGTCGGTATTTACGGCGGATCTTATGGAGGTTATGCAACGTTAGCAGGTTTAGCTTTCTCACCAGAACTTTACGCTTGTGGTGTTGATTATGTAGGAGTATCAAATCTTTTTACATTCCAGAATTCAATTCCGCCATACTGGGCACCATTTAAAGAAATGTTGTACGAAATGGTTGGTCATCCACAAAAAGATTCTTTGTTGTTAAGAGATGCTTCTCCCGTATTCCATGTGGATCAAATAGTTGCCCCTTTATTAATTGCGCAGGGTGCAAATGATCCAAGAGTAAATAAAGATGAATCGGACCAGATGGTTGAGGCTTTAAAGAAAAACGGAATTGAAGTTCCTTATATGGTAAAAGATAATGAAGGACATGGATTTAGGAACGAAGAAAACAGATTTGATTTTTATGGTGCAATGGAACAATTCTTTTTCAAACACCTTGGTGGTAGAGCTGCTGAGTTGAAGGAAGAAAAGAACTAG
- a CDS encoding MFS transporter, whose amino-acid sequence MELCERAAYYGFFILLTVYLTDLVGFDDVWGNTIAGLFAGFLYFLPPFSGAISDRIGFKNGLILAFGLLSIGYFFLGVTHSKIAVIFFLIVLMIGASFIKPLITGTVAKTSDELNRARAFSIFYWMVNIGAFSGKTVVPWIRKGVGLEYINFFSAGVSFLALIIAIFLFRNLELKTERKSFKDIFNGLIKILTNTRLITLTLIISGFWLIQAQLYQTMPKFVLRIVGQEANPEWIANVNPFIVVVFVLIVTQMMKKRTAVNSMLVGLFLMPLSAFSMSLGPWLQSIVGNETPIFGILFHPFTIMMIVGISLQGLAECFISPRFLEYFSLQAPKGEEGVYLGFSHLHSFVSYIAGGVMSGFLLEKYCPDPKTLPVGITDVERLAYYSNAHTIWYYFATIGIVSAFALIVYKWYYNKKDRQLAR is encoded by the coding sequence ATGGAGCTATGTGAGCGCGCAGCTTACTATGGATTTTTTATTCTTTTAACAGTTTACCTAACTGATTTAGTTGGATTTGATGACGTTTGGGGTAATACTATTGCCGGACTATTTGCCGGATTTCTTTACTTTCTTCCTCCATTCTCTGGAGCCATTAGTGATAGAATTGGTTTTAAAAACGGTTTAATTCTTGCTTTTGGATTATTATCAATTGGATATTTTTTTCTTGGAGTAACACATTCTAAAATAGCAGTAATTTTTTTTCTGATCGTTTTAATGATCGGCGCTTCTTTCATTAAACCATTAATTACCGGAACAGTCGCAAAAACTTCTGATGAATTAAATCGTGCAAGAGCCTTCTCGATATTTTACTGGATGGTTAACATAGGTGCATTCAGCGGGAAAACTGTTGTTCCATGGATAAGAAAAGGAGTGGGTTTAGAGTACATTAATTTCTTTTCTGCGGGAGTATCATTTTTAGCATTAATAATTGCAATTTTTCTTTTTAGAAATCTTGAACTTAAAACCGAACGAAAATCTTTTAAAGATATTTTTAATGGCTTAATTAAAATCTTAACTAATACAAGATTAATTACTTTAACTCTTATTATTTCCGGATTTTGGTTAATTCAGGCTCAGTTATATCAAACAATGCCAAAGTTTGTTCTCAGAATTGTTGGCCAAGAAGCAAATCCCGAATGGATCGCAAATGTTAATCCATTTATTGTTGTGGTATTCGTTCTAATTGTTACTCAAATGATGAAGAAACGTACGGCGGTTAATTCAATGTTAGTAGGATTATTCCTAATGCCTCTTTCAGCATTCTCAATGTCTCTTGGTCCGTGGCTGCAAAGCATTGTTGGTAATGAAACACCGATCTTTGGAATACTGTTTCATCCGTTTACGATAATGATGATAGTTGGAATTAGTTTACAAGGATTAGCAGAATGTTTTATCTCACCAAGATTTTTAGAATATTTTTCTTTACAAGCACCAAAAGGTGAAGAAGGAGTTTACCTGGGTTTCAGTCATTTGCATTCATTTGTTTCTTACATTGCGGGTGGTGTTATGTCCGGTTTCTTGTTAGAAAAATATTGTCCTGATCCAAAAACTTTACCTGTAGGTATTACAGATGTTGAGAGATTAGCTTACTATAGTAATGCACACACAATCTGGTATTACTTTGCAACAATCGGTATAGTATCAGCTTTTGCTTTGATTGTTTACAAGTGGTACTATAATAAAAAGGATAGGCAGTTGGCGAGATAG
- the msrB gene encoding peptide-methionine (R)-S-oxide reductase MsrB has translation MSGKIIKTDEEWKKELTPEEYRILREKGTERAFTGKYWDNHEIGTYICAACLTELFESNAKFESGCGWPSYFEAIDDNRIIYKDDKSFGMIRTEVLCAKCGGHLGHIFDDGPPPTGKRYCINSGAMKFIKKEK, from the coding sequence ATGAGTGGAAAAATCATCAAAACAGATGAAGAATGGAAAAAAGAACTTACACCTGAAGAATATAGAATTCTTCGTGAAAAAGGCACTGAAAGAGCTTTCACCGGGAAATATTGGGACAATCACGAAATAGGGACTTACATTTGTGCCGCTTGCCTCACTGAGCTTTTTGAATCAAATGCAAAGTTTGAATCCGGTTGTGGCTGGCCAAGTTATTTTGAAGCAATTGATGATAATAGAATTATTTACAAAGATGATAAAAGTTTTGGTATGATAAGAACAGAAGTTCTGTGCGCAAAATGCGGCGGACATCTTGGGCACATTTTTGATGATGGACCACCTCCCACCGGGAAGCGATATTGTATTAACTCCGGTGCAATGAAATTTATCAAAAAAGAAAAGTAA